The bacterium genome segment GCTACCAGTGAAGCTTTCCGAATCCAATTTTTCTTCGTCATTTTGTCGCTCCTTTTTTTCTCTTTAAAACCATTTTTGAAACAACCATTTTTGAAGTTATTTTCGGGAAACCCGTATCCCCGTCTTCAAGAAATCGTTCTCAACTTCCAAGATTCCTTCTTTCACATCCTTGGACGTACGAGACCTGAAAAAGGTTCCAGGAAAATCAGACCATTCAGCATTGTCCCCAATAATTTATTTTCTGGCCTGTGAATGGCGCAAAGAGGATACTTTCTATTGAATTGATAAAATGATATTAATATCCTTTAAAATAGTTGGATGATCATGCGGATCATCAATTACTAAGGGGAGCACCTTATAGATTCCATCATTCCCTGAGGGTGGCACGGACGGCTTGTCCTTTCGTGCCCTGCCCGCAAGGCACCGGCAGCAAGCTGTCATTGGTACACGATCAAGGGGGTGCAAACTACTTACCGCTCCCCGTAGTATATTGATCTTGAAAGGGGGTATATCCGTATCAACCCGCGCTGCTGGCTCGCCAGCACGTCCCCGGGTATCCTTCCACTCAATCTATTTTTTGGCTGTGCGATCCGGGGGGGACCGCCCGGCCCGAAATTTGGGGCGCGCTATGCTTCACCCCGATCTGAGAATTCTCGCCTTTGACGATGACCGGACCATGCGCCGGGCCATCGTTCAGCTCGCCAAATCCGCCGGCGTCAAAACCGTCCACGAGGCTTCGAGCGGCCAGGAAGCCCTCGAAATATTCCGCAGCCGCCCTGTGGATTTCATCATCTCTGAGCGGGACGTTCCCGACACCACCGGCCTCGACCTGCTCCGCGCCATTCAGTCCCATATCGGCAACGCCCTGATCCCCTTCCTGCTGACGGCCAAGGACAGTGCCCATGAGGGCCAGATCGAGGCGGAAGACTACGGCGCTGACGGATTCCTCTCCAAGCCCTACTCATCACAAAACATCGAGGAGAAGATGGACCATATCCTCGAGGATCGTGCGGCCACCCTGCCGATGGAAATTCTGCTCTCGCGGGCAAAAGCGCTGCTCGACATCAATCAGCCTGAAAGCGCGCGCGAGGAGTTGCGCCAGCTGGATGAACTCGACCGGCGCCCGCCGCGCATCCGGGTTGGAGAGGGTGAAGTCTTCCAGGAAATTGGGCAGTACGAACGGGCGGAGGAATGCTTCCGCGAGGCACTCTCCCTCAACCGCCACTTTGTCCGGGCCTACGATCGTCTTTCCGTTCTTCTCCTTCGTGAGGGGAAGACCGAAGACGCTCTCAATACCATCCGAATCGCGACCCAGATCAGCCCGCGGAACCGCGACCGGCTCCAGTTTCTCGGCAAAGTTCTTCTCGAGAAAGGAGATATCGAGGGGGCACGCGTGGCCTTTTTCCGCTCCACTTCGGATGAGCTCGACGCCGCATCCCGCCAGGCAAGTGTGGGAGAGCTCTTCATGGCCAGCGACCGGGCCGATTTGGCGGAGACGGAATTCAACGATGCGCTCGCGAAAAATCCCGGGAATGTCGCCATCTACAACCGGCGCGGCATCTCTTACCGCCGCCAGCGCAAATTCACTGAGGCCATCAAGAACTACCGCGAGGCCATCAACATCGCTCCCGATGATCCGGTGCTCTACTACAACCTCGCCCTCGTCCTCATCGAGCAGGACCAGCGGGTCAATGCGGTTGCCGCCCTGCGCAGATCCCTGGCGATCGATCCGGAATTCGACAAGGCGAAAGAAGCCATCGCGCAAATCCAGACAGGCGAGGGCCCCCTGGGAGCGCCGAAACAGACCCGGGGACAAAAGCCCGAACCGGAGCCAAAGGCCGAATCCATCCGGCGCGCGCGCCGCTTCAAGGTCCCAGTGGCCATCCTCGCCCCGACCCTTTCGGACGCCCCGGTCATGGTCGAGGACGTGAGCCAGAGCGGCATTCTCGTCCTCGCGGCGCGGAAACCGGCCCTGAACAGCACCCATCCGATATCCCTGCAGCTGGGCACAGGCCTCTTCGGGCCCTTCACTGTCCTGGTGAAGCGCATCGAGGAGAGCCACATGCAACCGCCCACCTACATGCTGGGCCTCTCCCTGCACATGGAAAAGGGGGAGAAGGATCGCTTTCACGCGCTTCTCTGGAAGGCCATCGGCCAAAAGAAAGAAAGCGCGGGCACATAAACCGCACCTGCGCACTTTCCCTCTTCCGCTCTTCCTGAAATAATGGGCACATG includes the following:
- a CDS encoding tetratricopeptide repeat protein; the protein is MLHPDLRILAFDDDRTMRRAIVQLAKSAGVKTVHEASSGQEALEIFRSRPVDFIISERDVPDTTGLDLLRAIQSHIGNALIPFLLTAKDSAHEGQIEAEDYGADGFLSKPYSSQNIEEKMDHILEDRAATLPMEILLSRAKALLDINQPESAREELRQLDELDRRPPRIRVGEGEVFQEIGQYERAEECFREALSLNRHFVRAYDRLSVLLLREGKTEDALNTIRIATQISPRNRDRLQFLGKVLLEKGDIEGARVAFFRSTSDELDAASRQASVGELFMASDRADLAETEFNDALAKNPGNVAIYNRRGISYRRQRKFTEAIKNYREAINIAPDDPVLYYNLALVLIEQDQRVNAVAALRRSLAIDPEFDKAKEAIAQIQTGEGPLGAPKQTRGQKPEPEPKAESIRRARRFKVPVAILAPTLSDAPVMVEDVSQSGILVLAARKPALNSTHPISLQLGTGLFGPFTVLVKRIEESHMQPPTYMLGLSLHMEKGEKDRFHALLWKAIGQKKESAGT